The following are encoded in a window of Eschrichtius robustus isolate mEscRob2 chromosome 1, mEscRob2.pri, whole genome shotgun sequence genomic DNA:
- the PLEKHO2 gene encoding pleckstrin homology domain-containing family O member 2, with protein sequence MEEEGVKEGGQKPRGAQTADKAGWIKKSSGGFLGLWKDRYLLLCQAQLLVYENEDEQKCVETVELGSYEKCQDLRALLKRKHRFILLRSPGNKVSDIKFQAPNGEEKESWIKALNEGINRGKNKAFDEVKVDKSCALEHVTRGRVRGGQRRRPPTRVHLKEVASAASDGLSRLDLDVPDSGLPVLAPSNDVSAAQPRETPRPPMPPTKPSAAPETTSLGDGVETPVGERASTPVPASSEAHPESREDSETPVGEDRGSEQPPSRVLPDKLKVSWESPSPEEPPDPESTEPPQVPDSGTSKAVPREGGKPPTPPPKILSEKLRASMSGMQASGPAQSPGASETSAQGPAQVSVNGMDDSPEPIKPSQDAGTPGTPPKDATTSTALPRWDLQPQFHPRCSSLGDLLGEGPRRPRQPGEQLYRAQLEVKVASEQTEKLLNKVLGSEPAAGNAEALLSQAVEQLRQATQVLQEIRDLGELSQEAPGLREKRKELVTLYRRSAP encoded by the exons ATGGAAGAGGAG GGCGTGAAGGAGGGGGGCCAGAAGCCTCGGGGAGCGCAGACAGCGGACAAGGCTGGCTGGATCAAGAAGAGCAGCGGGGGCTTCCTGGGCCTCTGGAAAGACCGCTACCTGCTCCTCTGCCAGGCCCAGCTGCTGGTCTACGAGAACGAG gATGAGCAGAAGTGTGTGGAGACAGTGGAGCTGGGCAGCTATGAGAAGTGCCAGGACCTTCGTGCCCTCCTCAAGCGGAAACACCGCTTTATCCTGCTGCGGTCCCCAGGGAACAAG GTCAGCGACATCAAGTTCCAGGCACCCAACGGGGAGGAGAAGGAATCCTGGATCAAAGCCCTCAATGAAGGGATCAACCGAGGCAAGAACAAGGCTTTCGACGAG GTAAAGGTGGACAAGAGCTGTGCCCTGGAGCATGTGACACGGGGCCGCGTACGTGGGGGTCAGCGGCGCCGGCCCCCTACAAGGGTCCACCTGAAGGAG GTAGCCAGTGCAGCATCCGATGGGCTTTCGCGCCTGGACCTTGATGTTCCTGACAGCGGGCTGCCAGTGCTTGCCCCCAGCAATGACGTCAGTGCAGCCCAGCCCCGGGAGACACCCCGGCCGCCCATGCCTCCTACCAAGCCTTCCGCAGCGCCTGAGACGACCAGTCTTGGTGACGGAGTGGAGACCCCTGTAGGGGAGAGAGCTTCCACCCCTGTCCCAGCAAGCTCTGAGGCCCACCCTGAAAGCCGAGAAGACTCAGAGACTCCAGTGGGGGAGGACAGGGGCTCTGAGCAGCCCCCCAGCAGGGTCCTGCCTGACAAACTGAAGGTGAGCTGGGAGAGCCCCAGCCCTGAGGAGCCCCCTGACCCTGAGAGTACAGAACCGCCCCAGGTGCCCGATTCTGGGACTTCCAAGGCCGTgcctagggagggtgggaagccccctacacccccacccaagATCTTATCGGAGAAACTGAGAGCCTCCATgagtggcatgcaggcttctggGCCAGCCCAGAGTCCTGGGGCCTCTGAGACCTCTGCCCAAGGCCCAGCACAGGTCTCGGTGAATGGTATGGATGACAGCCCTGAGCCCATCAAGCCATCCCAGGACGCAGGCACCCCAGGAACTCCCCCAAAGGATGCAACAACGTCCACAGCCCTGCCCCGCTGGGACCTGCAGCCTCAGTTCCATCCCCGCTGCTCCTCCCTGGGGGACCTGCTCGGGGAAGGCCCCCGACGTCCACGACAGCCTGGGGAACAGCTGTATCGGGCCCAGCTGGAGGTGAAGGTGGCCTCGGAACAGACGGAGAAACTGTTGAACAAGGTGCTGGGCAGTGAGCCGGCTGCTGGGAATGCCGAGGCGTTGCTCAGCCAGGCTGTGGAGCAGCTGAGGCAGGCCACCCAGGTCCTGCAGGAGATCAGAGATCTGGGCGAGCTGAGCCAGGAAGCACCTGGGCTCCGGGAGAAGCGGAAGGAGCTGGTGACCCTCTACAGGAGAAGCGCACCCTAG